The nucleotide window CCTTGACTTGCCCGAGCTCGCCGCCGCATAGCACGTCGCCGGTGTCGTTTCGGTGATCATTTGGACGCGCGCTGCTGCTCATTGGCCTCGTCGCACTGCGTAGACCGTGCCTAGCCGTTTATTTCACCCGCGCGCGCACCGTAGCACCGTCCCCGACGAGGCACGTAGCTCACCGCTTCCACAGCTTGTCGCCGGCGCCACTCCGGCCATCCCCACCCCTGCTGCTTGCTCCATCGGACGCGCCGCATTGCCAGCTAGCTGTAGCCGCAAACCGCACACGCTTTGGTGCCCCGTAGCGCCAAACCCGAAAGcggccgaactccggcgaccggtGACCGTCCCGCCTCTCGCCGTCGTCGTTCCAGCCTATTACGGGCCGCACCGCCACCGTAGGTGGATGCGGCGTCGAACGCGCCTAGACGCACCTTCCCCCGTGCCCCGTAGCGTTTTTCCGGCCGTTTCCGGTGATGAGCCGCCGCGGGAGAGGCTCGCCGGAGCTTTCTCCAGCGCCCCACCTACATGGCACCGCCTAGGGCCGCCCCCAGTCGCTGACTGTGGCCCCCAGTGGACCCCCTGACCCCTGTTGACTGGTTTGACCAGTCAACCGTGCTGACTGGGCAGCCCCCagccactgacgtgtgggcccccTCTGTTATTTTAGTCTAATAACGTTTTATAAATAAAAGTAATTAGTTTAACCTAAAACACTCACTGACACCCGGGGCCCACACCCCTAATTGACCCTACTAGTTTAGTTAATCGACTGTTAAGCCAACacaggctgacatgtgggtcccagtGGCCCCACTGGTCAGTCTGACCTGGTCAGCCATCCTGTTGACTGTTGACGTCACtatgacgtcatgctgatgcaataTTCCTTTTCTGTTAATATTAATAATTCCAGAAATTGCTTTAATCTTTATAATtacatagaaattaaaccgtaactcggatgaaaatgttttctacatgaaagttgctcagaaaaatccaacgaatccggatacgcggtccgtttacctgtcagatgcctctaactatctgaacatgggacattccccctccggtcatctgtctgacacaggtccggaaccgggaataccttcccggttgaattcccccttcacctTTATCTTGTAGCCATACGTTAGGTGAGGCCCTGGCACATCATATtcccatgttatgctttgtgatgctatgtttgctttatatttattgtttcttccccctcttctctccggtagaccccgagaccgatgctgcccctgtgatcgactacgtcatcgatgacccctccttgccagagcaaccaggcaagcaaaccccccttgagcgttccgatatcgcccatttctttccctctcatgcttgcattagaactgctactgcttttatgtatgatcctactctgatgcatagcatgtttttgttacctgctttcataccttacctccttatcctaaactgcttagtataggttggttagagatccatcagtgacccccaccttgtcctagttgcctcgctttatgttcaatgactcgatcaacgtgattgacgtccaggccccgacaccgcacatcacccccgtTAGTTGTACGattctgcagagttaccatcgagtgttgagggtggaacctcttacatcactcctgatgagatctccgtagtgtagctatacggtcgaggtcatcgagggtgatttcctccttaaccacttccgttacggctctgtcgtgcaacccatcaaatgtgaacctcgagggtgcatcctcttacgttcaccttgatgacaacatcgagtggaattcaccgggggtgattcctcgggttttccctttggtgttagacacacagttactatggttactatgactttacactgagccatgttactaaagataGGTCggcctgaggggtacccgcgcgagcttaatagcgagtgatgtggagtcgggttgacctggaaggtgcccgcgagatacttacgaggcgtggccaggcattcttagcccttgctgCAAGTACttgagacggggcgacggggtcacatcgaccGTGAGTCTTTGCTCGTTActgcgtgctcctaatccactacggtttggacatttgatccgaggggcctctggcctgatagcactaaccatcatgtgggcatagtatgggcgttctgcgtcgtatacatcagccgaagcttaatagacgccagcgactgagcggcgcacgccgggttggactgcgtaagctcctgccttgtttaaggaggtagctagtgttggggaacgtagtaatttcaaaaaaattcctacgcacacgcaagatcatggtgatgcatagcaacgagaggggagagtgttgtctacgtaccctcgtagaccgaagcggaagtgttgacgcaacatagaggaagtagtcgtacgtcttcccgatccgaccgatccaagcaccgttactccggcacctccgagttcttggcacacgttcagctcgatgacgatccccgggctccgatccagcaaagcgtcggggggggagttccgtcagcacgacggcgtggtgacgatcttgatgttctaccgtcgcagggcttcgcctaagcactgcaacaatatgaccgaggtggaatatggtggaggggggcaccgcacacggctaaggaacgatcatgaagatcaacttgtgtctctatggggtgccccttgcctcagtatataaaggatggaggaggaggaggccggccaaggcaattggtgcggccaggatgtggagtcctactaggactccaagtcctagtaggagtccaccaagagggaaggaagggagaaggaagtggaggagaaggaaaggtggccggcccccttttccctagtccaattcggaccagaggggagggggcgcAGAAGCCCCTTGgacctttctcctcttcccactaaagcccatcaaggcccattgcttctcccgtaactacccgatactccgaaaaatacccgaatcactcggaacctttccgatgttcgaatatagtcgtccaatatatcgatatttacgtctcgaccatttcgagactcctcgtcatgtccccgatctcatccgggactccgaactccttcggtacatcaaaactcataaactcataatataactgtcatcgaaaccttaagcgtgcggaccctacggttcgagaacaatgtagacatgaccgagacacgtctccggtcaataaccaatagcgggacctggatgcccatattggctcctacatattctacgaagatctttatcggtcagaccgcataacaatatacgttgttccctttgtcatcggtatgttacttgcccgagattcgatcgtcggtatctcaatacctagttcaatctcgttaccggcaagtctctttactcgttccgtaatacatcatctcacaactaactcattagttgcaatgcttgcaaggcttatgtgatgtgcattaccgagagggcccagagatacctctccgataatcggagtgacaaatcctaatctcgaaatacgccaacccaacatgtacctttggagacacctgtagagcacctttataatcacccagttacgttgtgacgtttggtagcacacaaagtgttcctccaacaaacgggagttgcataatctcatagtcataggaacatgtataagtcatgaagaaagcaatagcaacatactaaacgatcgggtgctaagctaatggaatgggtcatgtcaatcagatcattcaactaatgatgtgatcccgttaatcaaataacaactcttttgtccatggttaggaaacataaccatctttgattaacgagctagtcaagtagagacatactagtgacactctgtttgtctatgtattcacacatgtattatgtttccggttaatacaattctagcatgaataataaatatttatcatgatataaggaaataaataataactttattattgcctctagggcatatttccttcagctaggtctgctcaccggccgccctcgcaacgtgcaagagttcccggggcgatggcccatgaaccctgggggcataggtttagtccggcgtgctgacctctctattaagcctaggtcgggttatggcgtattgtttggccgaggccgggcatgacccaggaaagtgtgtccgggcggagttaatcgagcgtggtgggtaagttggtgcactcctgcagggaagaaaacatctatcgatagcctgtcctatggtaacagacacttggagttgtatcccgatcgatacaactagaactggatacttgtgatgagaactggatggtgatgagatttggaatgtgttgacacttggatagtatggctctgggattgctttctcgcagggagtcgagaaaagatctctggccgaggttgataacattactgctactttactttatgctactctactccctcctgttgctgcaagatggtggtttccagaagatgctagtcatCGATAGGACTAAGCCTTtcctctattctggcattctgcagtttagtccatagatatagctcatttcctttgatacatatgcatacttagtttagatcggatgtaagtcttgcgagtactttggatgagtactcacggctgctttgttacctcttttcccccatacccgattgttgcgaccagatgacggatcgcAGGAGCCAGATGACATcactgatgactactgctaccctgagggtgcctactactacgtgacggccgctgacgacttggagtagttaggaggctcccagggaggaggccttgccttttcgatcaatgttgcttttgtgctagccttcttaaggcaaaacttgtttaacttatgtctgtactcagatattgatgcttccgctgactcttgtgtattcgagcttatgtattcgagccctcgaggcccctggcttgtaatataaagcttgtattattttaatttgtgtctagagttgtgttgtgatatcttcccgtgagtccttaatcttgatcgtacacatttgcgtgtatgattagtgtacgattgaatcgagggcgtcacagtacgactacatcaaccgcgttgtcataacgcttccgcttacggtctatgagggtacgtggacaacactctcccttctcgttactatgcatcacctagatggatcttgcgtgtgtgtgtggatttttttttaaaattactgcgttccccaacacttccCGACTCGCAGCCAGAACTAGATGACGGATTCCGAGATCTGATCATCCAGCCTCAGGCCGGCCACCTCTGACGGAGGAGATGGCCACCATCGCCGGCTGCACCAGCCAGATCATATCTAACCTGAGGTGCCGCGAAGCCGCCCACCAGGTCCTCCACGTCGTCACCGATCCGAAGCCGGATGATGCGCCGCCACAACAAAAGTTGTCGCCGCCCGTGACCGGGCTGCCCGACGCGCCGTAGTCGCCGTCGCCCGCTTCAGGGCCAGCCACCACAGCCGCCAGATCTGTCGCGCCACCACACGCGCAAGGGCTCCGCCCCACCTGTGAGACGCGGGAGAGTGGAGGATCCCCGCCACCGCCGTCAGCCCCCAGGCGCATCCCGGCGGCGGGAGGGGGGGTGAGGGAAGGTGGATTCGGGAGTGGGGgcggctagggctgggtacccgcCTGAGTCGCCCGAGCGGGGGCGACGCGGGGgttgagagagagagacagaACGAGAAGCTTTTGCCATTCCACTGCTATCCATTATGAAAAAGGGTGAAAGAGGAAAAAGACTTGCCACAGCCAAGCTCCACCATGGCAGAGCGCCAATCCACGGCATCGCGCCAATCGCCATCAAGGCAAGTCTAATCCTAAACACTAACCTAGACCAATTACTTACAGGAGCAATCCGCCCTCCTCTCCCATCCCCACTCCCACCGGCGAGGACGATTCTTAGAGCAGGTACAATAGTGGGCTTGTAACCCGCCTACATGAAACTTTTGCCTATGTGAAGGAAAGAGGCATGAAAAAATGGTGGAAGTGAGCTCTCATGCAAGGGTCTAGTTATATGTGTGTTCCTAGACAAAAATAATAGATACAATGAAAGAGAAAGATAGAAGAGTAGTCTAATAGCCAACCTTATTGTAGAGTGACTATACATGTTGGCTTTAGATGACATGTTAGCTTCATATAAACCATGCTCTCATGAGCAGTTagagaaaagagagaaaggaTTAGGAAAAATGAGGGCCTGGTCCGCGTCGCACCGACACGCTATGTTGCGAGAATGTTAATATTACGATGGAAAACCATGGATGGTAAAATTGACGCCTCCGTCATGCCATGAAATCGATTAAATGCCCGCCTGCAGAGGCGACCTCATACGCAGCAGGCGGAAACTGAACGAAGCTTCATTTCACGTTCGATTTCCAGAATCTGTTGACTCTGTCAACGTTATCCGGTCTTCCAAGAGCTGCAGGTGCTTTTACAGAGCAGACTCCATTGACCCGATCATTCATGGCTTCACGAAGCTGCCTACAGCTTGACTGGTTCTTCCTGCAGAATCACAGCTCACTGTTCGTCAGCCTGAATTGAGCTGAACTCCTGTCTCCCCATTTACGCTGGCGGACATCGCATCCCATCAGCGGTCGCAAATCGGCGGCAGAAAAGAAGGGGACATCAAGGTATAATCATCATCAACCAACCGCCAATGCCGACCGATCGACAGGGGCGAGCCCGTGCGAGGGTCCCGTCCGCCATGAAAATGGAAACCAAGAGGAACGAAACGGGTGCATGCATCTGCATCTGTGCGACGATCCTCCCCCACGCACGCATGGATTCAGATCCTCGGCAATCAATCCGCGCCGATTTTAAAGCCACATGTGGCAATGCTTGCTGCCTGGATCGGGAGGCGTTACGTTGCGCGTTCTAGGCGCGACACCAAGGTTCAATAATGGCAGCAGCACGGCACCACGGCGAGGAAGAACGAGAGAGCACGAAACCGGCAAGATTCGCCTTCACGAACGGGGCTGCAAGAGCGCACGCGGCATTCAAGGCTCCCCGTTGCAGCCCGGCCTACTGCTCCCCAACTCCTCCATGCCACATTTACGCCCGCCCTCCCACTCTTCCTACCTTGCTTCAGCACGACACCACTGCCAGCGCCAGGCCCATAAATTCGACCTCCATCGCTGGAGAGGAAGCACCCAAGGATGGGTTGGAGTTTGGAAGCGCACGCCAAGGATAAGGTAAATGTAGGCCTTCGTACGCTCGTACATATATAAGACTGGGAAAATTTGTGTTTAAAAAAAACCGGGAAAATTTCAGGTGCTCATGAGGAGCAATGCTACACGCACACGCATTTTTTACAGAAATTTACGGGATGCTTAGCTGGAATAAACTGATGGGAAGAAAATGGGATGAGGGGCCCACACTCCCTGAAAATCAGGGGCGGTGGAGATTAGTTAGCGATGGAATCCTGTAAAACGTCCGTATTACTCCGTTGATATAGAATTTTCGGCTCATGAGGCTCGTATGCTACTGTGATATGAGTTTTTAGGCCATTGAATCTCAAATCCGACGGCATTTGAGGACAAACCTCCGAAAGGTAAACTCATGCAGTGACATATATGTGCAGCTATAGTAAATAAAATAGCATATGTACAATGTACCGTATCTCCTTATCAACACGGAGATGGTAGTAAACTATTTCCGGCACATTGATTTATTGTCAAACTCGTAGCAGTACATTTTTGTTCTCTTTTTCCTTCAATGGAGATACAGTAAAGAGCTGAAATTAACAAAAGAGAAGAGGTCCGGGAGAACGGGAAGGAAGAATAGTAAATAAATAAACAAGAGAGAAATGGAAAAAAAAAAGGAGTACGCTCGCGATCGAGGACCACGATTATACGTTTATGAATGACCGGAAGAAATTAAGCCCTTTGTGCCGGAGCGCAACCACCGGCCGTCGGTTGCACCTCACATGCGCGCGTCAGACAGATCCGGCATATTTAACTCGGCCACCGCGGCAGCTATTACGCCGGCCGGCCCAGCCGCGGCTCCGGCCAACCGGCCGTGTCCTCCCCGACGCCATGGACACGAGCGCTCCGGCCGATCCGTCGGACCGGTCAGGTTTACCACCGAGGGAAACACACACCAGACTAACAGTAGAAGAAATGCATGGGGCATAGTAGTAGGAGTAGTTGTCGACAGATACAAATCGAGAGAGGAAGCGACAGAGAGAGAGATACCCTGTTGTAGACCGCGTGGGCGCGAGACGTTGGTTGGTTAATGCTTGAGCACCTCCGGAATGTCGACCGGGTAGCGGCTGACGCAGTCGGCCCACGGGCCCTGCGCGTCGCGCGCGGGCTCGATGCACTCCCACGCCGCGCTGTTGCACTTGAACCCGGAGCCGAAGCCGATCATCCACACGCGGTCGCCCCTGCGCATGCGCCCCTTGGCCTCGATGTAGGCCAGCTCGTACCACAGCGAGCTGCTGGACGTGTTGCCGAACCGGTGCAGCGCCATGCGCGACGCCTCCACGTGCTCGTCCGACAGCCCCAGGCTGTTCTGCAGCTCGTCGATCACGGCGCGCCCGCCCGCGTGGATGCAGAAGTGCTCGAACGCCATGCGGAAGTCGGGCAGGTACGGCTTGATGCTCTTGTTGTTGAACACCCGCCGCGCGATGAAGGACAGCGCGAAGAGCAGCTGCTCCGACGCGGGCAGGACCAGCGGCCCGATCGCCGTGATGTTCGCCTTGAGCGCGTCGCCGGCGATGGTCATGAGGTCCTTGTTCAGGTTGATGCCCCGGTGGccctcgtcgtcctcctcctggTACACGCACCGGTACGCGTTGTCCTGCGCGCCGGTGAGCGTGCGCACCACGCGGGAGAGCCGGAAGCGGGCCTTGGCGCGGGACGTGGACAgcagcgccgccgcgccgcccatGCGGAAGAGGCAGTTGGGTAGCAGCATGGCGCGCTCCTTGCCGACGTAGTAGTTGGGCGTGATGGTCTCCGTGGACACCACCAGCGCGTGCGAGCCCCGCGGCGCCACCTGCAGGAAGTTGCGCGCCAGCCCCACGGAGACGAGCCCGGCGCTGCACCCCATCCCGGAGAGGTGCACGTTGCGGATGTCGCTGCGCATCTTGTACTTGCGGATGATCATGTCAGTGAAGGACGGGATGGGCGCGAAGAGGCTGCAGTTGACGACGAGCAAGTCAATGGCGTCGGGGCGGATGCCCGTCTTGGCGAGCAGGTCGTCGATGGCGGAGAAGATGACGAGCTCCACTTCGTCGCGCGAGGCCTCCAGGTTCCGGTACGGCGGGATGAAGTGGTGCGCGGGGGGCAGGCACGTCTCCTCCCCGAGCCCGGACCGCTCCAGCAGCCGCGTCATGAACCGGACGCTGCGCTCGTCAATGGAGGCCCCCTCGATGAACGTCACCAGCTTGGCGTGCTCGAGGAACGTGCCGAACGGGACGCGGTGGCTGGGCTTGGTGCGGAAGCAGGCGTAGTCGACGAGGTACACGGAGCGCGGCCGCATCATGAGGTACAGGATCCCCGCGGCGGCCGGGAGGAACGCGGCCAGGAAGACGTGCGCGGGCCGGAGCGCGTGCATCCTGGCGAGAAGCTCCTCCGGGCCGACGCGCGCCGCGCCGACGGCGCCCGCGACGGCGAGCGGCACGGCGAGCACGGCGAGGAAGTTGTTCACCACGCACTGGTACGCCGGCTTGAGGCGCCGGAGCTGGGGCGACGAGGAGCTCATGCTGTCCGCTCTCCGCTAAGGCTTGCACTGCGCGCACGCGTGAGCGAGTGTGTCACTGTGGCTGCCGCGCGCGTGTACCGATCGGCTGGTGCTGAGTTGAGTTCGGGAGCGGGAGCGGGTATAAAAAGGAGGTTAAAGCCGCGTTGGTGGGCCACGTTGGCCTTTACGAGCACAGGCTGCTAGCGCTCATGGGCTTTTGTTCGCCGATAATTCTGATGATGGCGATGAGATAATTGATGGTGCTAATCCAGGACCATGCCTCGGCCTCCCTCGGTGATAGGACAGCCTCGTCGTTTCAATGCATTTGCGGGGCCCATATTTAGTGTCACTACTATAGAGTACTAACTATTCTCCCACCAGACCACTAATCATAGACCGATGATAGATCTCGGGGAACATGGAGGCTGGAGAAGTAACGGGGTGTTTGTTTTCATGAATTTTTTTGTGTAGGGACTAGCAAAAGTCTTTTTTAGAGACTTTTTTACTAAACAGGAGGGATTTTTTAGGACTAAActaggcatttgggactaaatgaagaagacttTCAAGGAGAGTTTTTTTGGGACTTTTTGAGACTTTTCggtggtgtttggttctctagtcctaggactttttctagtttaactaaaaagtccctagtccctaaaaagtttctcctgtttgtttccagagactaaaaagtccctagtcccttcctacaggttattaaatgaccatgttgcccCTAGTATAACAATTAAACAACATCATGGGGTGGCGGGCCAATGGGTGCATGGAGGGGCATTGTTAGAAAAGTCCCAAAAAGTTTcaaaaagactctccttgagagtcttcttcatttagtcccaaatgcctagtttagtccctaaaaagtctcccgtttggtaaaaaagtgtttaagagggactttttctagtccctacacaaaaaagtccctggaaacaaacacccccttccaacaatgcccctccatgcacccattggcccgccatcccatggtgttgtttgattgttatttttctatatactaggggcaatatggtcatttaataacctctagaaAGGGACTAGTGACTTTTTAGTCTCTGGAAACAAACAGGAAGCgactttttagggactagggactttttagttgggactagaaaaaatCCTAAAACTAGAGAACCAAACACCGCCTAAGAGCACTGGCATCTAAATAGAACAAACAGATCATTTTTAATCTTTTTTTTGAAATACAGCAGGGCAAGTTCAAATAAAACAAGCAGAGATATTTTCTTCCCTTCAAGTTTAAAATTTTCAGACAACTGTCACATAGGTGGCCTCTTAAATAGAGCGAGTAGAATTTGTTTTACCCTTTTTCTTGGAAATACAGGGAGAGTGGGAGAGCAAAGTGATTAGTGCCGTGCAAGAGAGAGGACCCCTTAGGTCAGATTTCTGGTGCCTCCCGTGGTGTTGTCATCAGTCTACCTCATTTTTTATGGTCTTAGGGCCATGAAGGCACGGTAAATCCCGGCTTTTACTGGCAGGAGGGCTTCATTTTTTTTTTATGTTTTTTAAGTTTTGTTAGGATTTGTGTCCTGATCAGAGAGGCAAGGCATGGACGGCTCTCTGAAGATGAAATAAGGTTCTCCCCGCCTTGTCACTGTTCGGGTGGTGTTTCTAGCATCATTAGAGGGTGTGTGTAGAGGTTTATCTCCAGTGGATCTCGCCGCATTCAGTCGGCGTTTGTCTTTGGTGGATCCACATGGATCTCGTTTTCATTCGTCTGTGTTTATGTGTCTAAAGGTTTGATCCTTTTGATCTACACTTTTCTCATCGCCGTCGGTTGTTATTCTGGTGCGCTGGTCTTATGAGGTCTTAACACGATGATTTCcaactgtctactacaacaagatGTTCTTTGTACTACCTTGACAATTGATGAAGATTCGAAGTTTTCTCGTGAAAAAAATTGCTTAGTGCTAGTACAACattaagagcatctacagccggacc belongs to Triticum urartu cultivar G1812 chromosome 7, Tu2.1, whole genome shotgun sequence and includes:
- the LOC125523938 gene encoding 3-ketoacyl-CoA synthase 6-like — encoded protein: MSSSSPQLRRLKPAYQCVVNNFLAVLAVPLAVAGAVGAARVGPEELLARMHALRPAHVFLAAFLPAAAGILYLMMRPRSVYLVDYACFRTKPSHRVPFGTFLEHAKLVTFIEGASIDERSVRFMTRLLERSGLGEETCLPPAHHFIPPYRNLEASRDEVELVIFSAIDDLLAKTGIRPDAIDLLVVNCSLFAPIPSFTDMIIRKYKMRSDIRNVHLSGMGCSAGLVSVGLARNFLQVAPRGSHALVVSTETITPNYYVGKERAMLLPNCLFRMGGAAALLSTSRAKARFRLSRVVRTLTGAQDNAYRCVYQEEDDEGHRGINLNKDLMTIAGDALKANITAIGPLVLPASEQLLFALSFIARRVFNNKSIKPYLPDFRMAFEHFCIHAGGRAVIDELQNSLGLSDEHVEASRMALHRFGNTSSSSLWYELAYIEAKGRMRRGDRVWMIGFGSGFKCNSAAWECIEPARDAQGPWADCVSRYPVDIPEVLKH